The Armatimonadota bacterium genome segment CCTGCTCCCATCCTTTTTCTTGACAAAAAGGATCGGTGCACCGAACGGAGACACGTTTGGCTGAATAAACCCCCTAGACAAAAGGTCGTCAAGGGTTTTCTTCAACTCGGCGAGTTCCTCGGATGACAACCGGTAGGTTGGCCGGCTTGGCGGAGTGTGACCGGGTTCCAACTCGATCTCGAAATCAATGGCTCTGGACGGAGGTAGCTCGTTTGGAAGGTTCTCGGGGAAAACGTCCGCGAAATCCTTCAAAACCGCTTGAACTTGAGGGTTGTTGTCGAGAGGTGCGTCGGATTTACTCCGAATGACATAGACCTCGTCATCCTCGGAGCGAACGTCTTTGTACTGGATTGCCGAAACAACCGGAATGCCTTGACTCGCGTTGGTTGGCTTTAGATGATATTCCCGTTGCTTGATCTTGATGACGGCCTCATCAGTTTGCCAATTGATAGCGGGGTTTGCCCTTTTAAGCCAACCTCCACCGAGCACAAGCAAAGGCTCCCAAAGGGGAATCACTTTTGGAGTGATTGCCGTTTGGTAACCGTCAATGCGCATCGTGCCGGGTTTGGTGTGACCTAGGGTATGCGTCACGCTACCGTCGGCAACTTGAATCGCCGTTGGAGTGCCTTGAACTTGAATCTTGTGCCGATCGACCCAATCGGCCGAGATGTAGTCCCCGGATGCGCCGGAGTCTACCATGATCATGATGTCATGTCCTTGAAACGTCCCTTGATACATGAGAGGCGGCATCCGCGCCTCGTTCCTGACTGACGCATCATCTTGAATTGCTCCTAGAGCATCGGCGGCAGTAACGCTCGACTCGTCTACTGACGCCGCACTGAGTTTTTTTGCTTCTTGAGAGGGCACTCAAGCGCACGGTGC includes the following:
- a CDS encoding retropepsin-like aspartic protease — its product is MPSQEAKKLSAASVDESSVTAADALGAIQDDASVRNEARMPPLMYQGTFQGHDIMIMVDSGASGDYISADWVDRHKIQVQGTPTAIQVADGSVTHTLGHTKPGTMRIDGYQTAITPKVIPLWEPLLVLGGGWLKRANPAINWQTDEAVIKIKQREYHLKPTNASQGIPVVSAIQYKDVRSEDDEVYVIRSKSDAPLDNNPQVQAVLKDFADVFPENLPNELPPSRAIDFEIELEPGHTPPSRPTYRLSSEELAELKKTLDDLLSRGFIQPNVSPFGAPILFVKKKDGSR